From one Propionispora hippei DSM 15287 genomic stretch:
- a CDS encoding glutamine synthetase III family protein, whose product MSNLGQIFGSNVFNDAVMRERLPKATYKALKKTIEEGRPLDPAVADVVASAMKDWALELGATHFTHWFQPMTGITAEKHDAFISPTADGKAIMEFSGKELIKGEPDASSFPSGGLRATFEARGYTAWDCTSPAFVKDDSLCIPTAFCSYTGEALDKKTPLLRSMEALSKQALRVLKALGNTTTNKVITTVGPEQEYFIIDKKLYDQRKDLIFTGRTLFGAKPPKGQELEDHYFGSIKERISAYMKELDEELWKLGISAKTKHNEVAPAQHELAPIFSTTNIATDHNQLTMDTMKKVALRHDLVCLLHEKPFAGINGSGKHNNWSMGTDDGMNLLEPGHTPHENEQFLVFLSSVIKAVDEYADLLRVSAANPGNDHRLGANEAPPAIISIFLGEQLQDILEQIENGGATRSKTGGHMEIGVTTLPSLPKDATDRNRTSPFAFTGNKFEFRMCPSSASIAGPNFVLNTIVAEVLSEVADRLEKAKDVNSEVKAILAEYVTKHKRVVFNGNGYSDEWVAEAEKRSLPNIKTTVESIKALISEKNIAVMEKHGVLSKVEMESRYEISLENYIKTINIEALTMIEIAKRQILPAVIKFATNLAASINTIKATGVAVDLTAQTELLTEVSSLAAALKKNTAVLEDAVEKASNAHGDTYEQAALFRFDVFEKMGTLRDVADTLETLVDKDVWPMPTYGDLLFNI is encoded by the coding sequence ATGAGTAATCTAGGACAAATTTTTGGATCAAATGTGTTTAATGATGCTGTTATGAGGGAGCGTCTTCCCAAAGCTACCTATAAGGCTTTAAAGAAGACAATTGAAGAAGGTCGTCCGTTAGATCCGGCGGTTGCCGATGTAGTAGCCAGTGCTATGAAAGATTGGGCGCTCGAACTTGGTGCAACTCATTTTACTCATTGGTTCCAACCTATGACAGGAATTACTGCTGAAAAGCATGATGCATTTATATCTCCAACTGCTGATGGCAAAGCTATCATGGAGTTTTCTGGTAAAGAGTTAATTAAAGGAGAACCTGACGCGTCTTCTTTTCCTTCCGGTGGTCTGCGGGCTACTTTTGAGGCCAGAGGTTATACAGCATGGGATTGTACTTCTCCGGCATTTGTTAAAGATGATTCTTTGTGTATTCCTACTGCATTTTGCTCCTACACAGGCGAAGCACTGGATAAAAAAACTCCGCTATTGCGTTCGATGGAAGCATTATCCAAGCAGGCATTGCGTGTATTGAAAGCTCTTGGCAATACAACGACCAATAAAGTTATTACGACCGTTGGTCCGGAACAAGAATATTTTATTATTGACAAGAAATTGTATGATCAAAGAAAAGATTTGATTTTTACCGGCAGAACTCTTTTTGGGGCAAAACCGCCTAAAGGTCAAGAATTAGAAGATCACTATTTTGGTTCTATAAAAGAAAGAATTTCAGCTTATATGAAAGAGTTGGACGAAGAACTCTGGAAACTTGGAATTTCTGCCAAAACGAAACATAACGAAGTTGCTCCTGCGCAACATGAATTAGCTCCTATATTCAGTACAACCAATATAGCTACAGATCATAATCAATTAACAATGGATACCATGAAAAAGGTTGCTTTGCGCCATGATCTCGTATGTTTGTTGCATGAAAAACCGTTTGCGGGAATCAATGGTTCCGGCAAGCATAATAACTGGTCTATGGGAACAGATGACGGCATGAATCTATTGGAACCAGGTCATACTCCTCATGAGAATGAACAATTTCTCGTATTCTTATCTTCTGTCATAAAGGCTGTAGATGAATATGCAGATTTACTGAGAGTTTCCGCTGCTAATCCGGGCAATGATCATCGTCTGGGAGCTAATGAAGCGCCTCCGGCTATTATATCGATATTCCTGGGCGAGCAATTACAAGATATATTGGAACAAATCGAAAACGGTGGTGCAACCCGCTCTAAGACTGGCGGTCATATGGAAATTGGTGTGACTACGCTTCCTTCTTTACCGAAGGATGCAACTGACAGAAATAGAACCTCTCCGTTTGCATTTACAGGTAATAAGTTTGAATTTAGAATGTGCCCTTCTTCGGCTTCCATTGCCGGCCCCAATTTTGTCTTAAATACTATTGTAGCTGAAGTGTTAAGCGAAGTTGCTGATCGTTTGGAAAAGGCTAAAGATGTAAATTCTGAGGTTAAAGCAATTCTTGCTGAATACGTAACTAAACATAAAAGAGTAGTATTTAATGGAAATGGATACTCTGATGAATGGGTAGCTGAAGCAGAGAAGAGAAGCCTTCCTAATATAAAAACTACTGTAGAATCCATCAAGGCGTTAATCTCTGAAAAGAATATAGCAGTAATGGAAAAACACGGTGTATTGAGCAAGGTAGAAATGGAATCCCGTTACGAAATATCGCTTGAAAACTATATCAAAACAATCAATATTGAAGCTTTAACGATGATAGAAATAGCCAAGAGACAAATTCTTCCTGCCGTCATTAAGTTTGCTACAAATCTCGCTGCTTCAATAAATACAATCAAAGCTACAGGCGTGGCTGTTGATTTAACAGCTCAAACTGAATTATTAACTGAGGTGTCTTCACTGGCTGCGGCATTAAAGAAGAACACTGCTGTTCTTGAAGATGCAGTAGAGAAAGCTTCCAATGCCCACGGGGATACTTACGAACAAGCAGCATTGTTCAGATTTGATGTATTTGAAAAAATGGGAACGTTAAGAGATGTTGCAGATACGCTTGAAACGTTAGTGGATAAAGATGTATGGCCAATGCCGACCTATGGAGATTTGTTATTTAACATATAA